One stretch of Streptomyces sp. MMBL 11-1 DNA includes these proteins:
- a CDS encoding L,D-transpeptidase family protein, with translation MRRSLVTAAVLLALAGSLGAGPADAPRLPDRMADTGGGSQLITAEAPDAGSTTGTVTWWERRGGRWAEAGSAPARFGANGLVEGDRREQGTSTTPTGLYDLPYAFGTEDAPAGTTYPYREVSDDSWWCQDNESRAYNRWVEPRPGHCRAAEAEHLVSYGTQYARALVIGFNYDRPVRGRGAGIFLHVNGRGATAGCVSVPADAVAEILAWADPERAPRIAVGTASGPTAITRY, from the coding sequence ATGCGCAGATCACTGGTGACCGCCGCCGTACTCCTCGCCCTGGCCGGCTCCCTCGGGGCCGGGCCCGCCGACGCCCCTCGCCTGCCGGACCGGATGGCGGACACGGGCGGCGGCTCCCAGCTGATCACCGCCGAGGCCCCCGACGCCGGCTCCACGACGGGGACCGTGACCTGGTGGGAGCGGCGCGGGGGCAGGTGGGCGGAGGCCGGGTCGGCGCCCGCGCGGTTCGGGGCGAACGGGCTGGTCGAGGGCGACCGCCGGGAGCAGGGCACCAGCACCACCCCCACCGGGCTGTACGACCTGCCGTACGCCTTCGGCACCGAGGACGCCCCGGCGGGGACGACGTATCCGTACCGCGAGGTCTCCGACGACTCCTGGTGGTGCCAGGACAACGAGTCGCGCGCCTACAACCGCTGGGTGGAGCCGCGCCCCGGCCACTGCCGGGCGGCGGAGGCCGAGCACCTGGTCTCCTACGGCACGCAGTACGCCCGTGCACTGGTGATCGGCTTCAACTACGACCGTCCGGTACGGGGCAGGGGCGCGGGAATCTTCCTCCACGTGAACGGGCGCGGGGCGACGGCCGGGTGCGTCTCGGTCCCGGCGGACGCCGTGGCGGAGATCCTCGCCTGGGCGGACCCGGAGCGCGCACCGCGCATCGCGGTCGGCACCGCTTCGGGCCCGACCGCGATCACGCGCTACTGA
- the helR gene encoding RNA polymerase recycling motor ATPase HelR: protein MKPLTTSAFDLPDRLSPKADPTLIADDEEHFAAIAHCLEQSIAELTDRLAAERRAPGGASRQAMDRDVEIHRLTARLRALRRFGLDLCLGHMVAADGSGPLYVGRLGLTDSTGRRLLLDWRSPAAEPFFGATHADPMGLASRRRYRWTGGRISDYWDEVFTREGFAGHAALDDQSAFIASLGGHRSARMRDVLGTIQADQDAIIRAGSRGALVVDGGPGTGKTVVALHRSAYLLHSDPRLGHRRGGVLFVGPHEPYLGYVSDVLPSLGEEGVQTCTLRDLVAEGATAVAETDPEVARLKASADLVKAVEPAVRFYEEPPTEGVRVQTHWSDIWLSAADWASAFGAADPGTPHNEAREQIWEELLTILVDKHDGDAPEEQLRASLRRNRELFALFDRAWPLVEAADLVGDLWSVPAYLRKCAPWLTSHEVGRLQRPDAQTWTVSDLPLLDAARQRLGDPEASRRRRRHEAAAAAEREQMDRVVESLLADETLADADADGEGALVMLRGADLRESLATADRPGGTEPDVLAGPFAHIVVDEAQELTDAQWQMLIQRCPSRSFTVVGDRAQARHGFTESWRERLERVGLDRITLASLTINYRTPQEIMAAAEPVVRAVLPDANVPVSVRASGIPVTYGPVGDLDTVLADWLAAHEDGVACVIGAPSFRATPRVRSLTPELSKGLEFDLVVLVDPERFGSGVEGAVDRYVAMTRATRELVVLTSS, encoded by the coding sequence GTGAAACCCCTGACCACCAGCGCCTTCGACCTCCCCGACCGCCTCTCACCCAAGGCCGACCCGACGCTGATCGCCGATGACGAGGAGCACTTCGCGGCCATCGCGCACTGCCTGGAACAGTCGATCGCCGAGCTGACCGACCGGCTGGCGGCCGAACGCAGGGCGCCCGGCGGGGCGAGCCGGCAGGCGATGGACCGGGATGTGGAGATCCACCGGCTGACCGCCCGGCTGCGCGCGCTGCGCCGGTTCGGCCTGGACCTGTGCCTCGGGCACATGGTCGCCGCGGACGGCTCGGGGCCGCTGTACGTGGGACGGCTCGGGCTGACCGACAGCACGGGCCGCCGACTGCTGCTCGACTGGCGCTCCCCCGCCGCCGAGCCGTTCTTCGGGGCCACCCACGCCGATCCGATGGGCCTGGCGAGCCGCCGCCGCTACCGCTGGACCGGCGGCCGGATCAGCGACTACTGGGACGAGGTGTTCACCCGGGAGGGCTTCGCCGGGCATGCCGCGCTGGATGACCAGTCCGCGTTCATCGCCAGTCTGGGCGGCCACCGGTCGGCCCGGATGCGCGATGTGCTGGGCACCATCCAGGCCGACCAGGACGCCATCATCCGGGCCGGCTCCCGGGGCGCGCTCGTCGTCGACGGCGGGCCCGGCACCGGGAAGACCGTCGTCGCCCTGCACCGCTCGGCCTATCTCCTCCACTCCGACCCGCGCCTCGGCCACCGCCGCGGTGGCGTGCTGTTCGTCGGCCCGCACGAGCCCTACCTCGGATACGTCTCCGATGTGCTGCCCAGCCTCGGGGAGGAGGGCGTACAGACGTGCACCCTGCGGGACCTGGTCGCCGAGGGAGCGACGGCGGTCGCCGAGACCGATCCGGAGGTGGCGCGTCTGAAGGCGTCGGCTGACCTGGTGAAGGCGGTGGAGCCGGCCGTCCGGTTCTACGAGGAGCCGCCGACCGAGGGCGTACGGGTTCAGACGCACTGGTCCGACATCTGGCTGAGCGCCGCCGACTGGGCCTCGGCGTTCGGGGCGGCGGACCCGGGTACTCCGCACAACGAGGCGCGCGAGCAGATCTGGGAGGAGCTGCTCACGATCCTCGTGGACAAGCACGACGGCGACGCCCCGGAGGAACAGCTGCGCGCCTCGCTGCGGCGCAACCGGGAGCTGTTCGCCCTCTTCGACCGCGCCTGGCCGCTGGTCGAGGCGGCCGATCTGGTCGGCGACCTCTGGTCCGTACCCGCCTATCTGCGTAAGTGCGCCCCCTGGCTGACCTCCCATGAGGTCGGGCGGTTGCAGCGCCCGGACGCCCAGACCTGGACGGTGTCCGACCTGCCTCTCCTGGACGCGGCACGGCAGCGGCTCGGCGACCCGGAGGCGTCCCGGCGCAGACGTCGTCACGAGGCGGCGGCAGCAGCGGAACGCGAGCAGATGGACCGGGTCGTCGAGAGCCTGCTCGCCGACGAGACCCTGGCCGACGCGGACGCGGACGGCGAGGGCGCCCTGGTGATGCTGCGCGGGGCGGATCTCCGGGAGTCCCTGGCCACCGCCGACCGGCCGGGCGGCACCGAGCCCGACGTGCTGGCCGGGCCGTTCGCGCACATCGTCGTGGACGAGGCGCAGGAACTGACCGACGCCCAGTGGCAGATGCTGATCCAGCGCTGCCCGTCCCGGAGTTTCACCGTCGTCGGGGACCGCGCGCAGGCCCGGCACGGGTTCACCGAGTCCTGGCGGGAGCGGCTGGAGCGGGTCGGGCTCGACCGGATCACCCTGGCCTCCCTGACCATCAACTACCGGACGCCCCAGGAGATCATGGCGGCGGCGGAGCCGGTGGTCCGGGCCGTGCTCCCCGACGCCAACGTGCCGGTCTCCGTCCGCGCCAGCGGCATCCCCGTCACGTACGGCCCCGTCGGGGACCTGGACACGGTGCTGGCCGACTGGCTCGCCGCGCACGAGGACGGGGTCGCCTGTGTCATCGGCGCTCCCTCGTTCCGGGCGACGCCGCGCGTGCGGTCGCTGACCCCGGAGCTGTCGAAGGGCCTGGAGTTCGACCTGGTCGTGCTGGTCGACCCGGAGAGGTTCGGCTCGGGTGTCGAGGGGGCGGTGGACCGCTATGTCGCGATGACCCGGGCGACCCGGGAGCTCGTCGTCCTGACGAGCTCCTGA
- a CDS encoding TetR/AcrR family transcriptional regulator: MTLDREQVLRSAAALLTRKSTATMDEVARAAGIGRATLHRHFAGRDALVRALENLGIQEFEAALDAARLDEDTSEEGLRRLIAAVEPSAGLLSFLVNENQLFEGDAVNEGWNRADARVSAFFRRGQERGEFRIDLTPAWLTEALYGLIGTGAWAVQAGRVAAQDFQHMIVELLLGGARRSVER; encoded by the coding sequence ATGACTCTCGACCGTGAGCAGGTGCTGCGCAGCGCCGCCGCCCTGCTGACCCGCAAATCGACCGCCACCATGGACGAGGTCGCCAGGGCGGCGGGCATCGGCCGGGCCACCCTCCACCGCCACTTCGCCGGGCGCGACGCCCTGGTGAGGGCGCTGGAGAATCTCGGCATCCAGGAGTTCGAGGCGGCCCTCGACGCCGCCCGGCTCGACGAGGACACCTCCGAGGAGGGGCTGCGCCGCCTCATCGCGGCCGTCGAGCCCAGCGCCGGGCTGCTGTCCTTCCTCGTCAACGAGAACCAGCTCTTCGAGGGCGACGCGGTCAACGAGGGCTGGAACCGGGCCGACGCCCGCGTCTCCGCCTTCTTCCGCCGGGGCCAGGAGCGCGGCGAGTTCCGTATCGACCTCACCCCCGCCTGGCTGACGGAGGCCCTCTACGGGCTCATCGGCACCGGCGCCTGGGCCGTCCAGGCGGGGCGGGTCGCCGCACAGGATTTCCAGCACATGATCGTCGAGCTGCTGCTCGGCGGAGCACGCCGGAGCGTGGAGCGATGA
- the argH gene encoding argininosuccinate lyase produces the protein MSSNNGDVRLWGARFADGPAEALAKLSASVHFDWRLAPYDIAGSRAHARVLNRAGLLSEDELTRMLAGLDQLEADVADGSFTGTIADEDVHTALERGLLELLGADLGGKLRAGRSRNDQIATLFRMYLRDHARIIGGLIAGLQSALVGLAEAHADVAMPGRTHLQHAQPVLFAHHVLAHVQSLSRDAERLRQWDERTAVSPYGSGALAGSSLGLDPEAVAADLGFEHGSVANSIDGTASRDFVAEFAFVTAMIGVNLSRIAEEVIIWNTKEFSFVTLHDAFSTGSSIMPQKKNPDIAELARGKSGRLIGNLTGLLATLKALPLAYNRDLQEDKEPVFDSCDQLEVLLPAFTGMMATLTVHRERMEELAPAGFSLATDIAEWLVKQGVPFRVAHEVAGACVKECERQGIELDQLTDEQFAKISEHLTPEVRTVLHVRGALASRDGRGGTAPSAVAVQLAEVKEDLAAQHAWATAGRR, from the coding sequence GTGAGCAGCAACAACGGTGACGTCCGGCTCTGGGGCGCGCGTTTCGCCGACGGACCGGCCGAGGCGCTGGCCAAGCTGTCCGCGTCCGTCCACTTCGACTGGCGGCTCGCGCCGTACGACATCGCCGGCTCCCGAGCCCACGCACGCGTCCTCAACAGGGCGGGCCTGCTCAGCGAGGACGAGCTGACCCGGATGCTCGCCGGGCTCGACCAGCTCGAAGCCGACGTCGCGGACGGCTCCTTCACCGGGACCATCGCCGACGAGGACGTCCACACCGCGCTGGAGCGCGGACTCCTGGAGCTCCTCGGCGCCGACCTCGGCGGCAAGCTGCGGGCCGGGCGGTCGCGGAACGACCAGATCGCCACGCTCTTCCGGATGTACCTGCGCGACCACGCCCGGATCATCGGCGGCCTGATCGCCGGCCTCCAGAGCGCGCTGGTCGGTCTCGCCGAGGCCCACGCCGACGTGGCGATGCCGGGCCGGACCCACCTCCAGCACGCCCAGCCCGTCCTCTTCGCCCACCACGTGCTCGCCCACGTCCAGTCCCTGTCCCGGGACGCCGAGCGGCTGCGCCAGTGGGACGAGCGCACCGCCGTCTCCCCGTACGGCTCCGGGGCGCTCGCCGGATCCTCGCTCGGCCTCGACCCGGAGGCGGTCGCCGCCGACCTCGGGTTCGAGCACGGCTCGGTCGCCAACTCCATCGACGGCACCGCCTCGCGGGACTTCGTCGCGGAGTTCGCCTTCGTCACCGCGATGATCGGCGTCAACCTCTCCCGGATCGCGGAGGAGGTCATCATCTGGAACACGAAGGAGTTCTCCTTCGTCACCCTGCACGACGCCTTCTCCACCGGCTCCTCGATCATGCCGCAGAAGAAGAACCCGGACATCGCGGAGCTGGCCCGGGGCAAGTCGGGCCGCCTCATCGGCAACCTGACCGGCCTGCTCGCCACGCTCAAGGCGCTCCCCCTCGCGTACAACCGGGACCTCCAGGAGGACAAGGAGCCCGTCTTCGACTCCTGCGACCAGCTGGAGGTCCTGCTCCCCGCCTTCACCGGGATGATGGCCACCCTCACCGTCCACCGCGAGCGCATGGAGGAGCTGGCCCCGGCGGGCTTCTCGCTCGCCACCGACATCGCGGAATGGCTGGTCAAGCAGGGCGTTCCGTTCCGGGTGGCGCACGAGGTGGCCGGCGCCTGCGTCAAGGAGTGCGAGCGGCAGGGCATCGAGCTCGACCAGCTCACCGACGAGCAGTTCGCCAAGATCTCCGAGCACCTCACCCCCGAGGTCCGCACGGTGCTCCACGTGCGGGGCGCCCTCGCCTCCCGCGACGGCCGGGGCGGAACGGCCCCCTCCGCCGTCGCCGTACAGCTCGCCGAGGTGAAGGAAGACCTCGCCGCCCAGCACGCCTGGGCGACCGCCGGTCGCAGGTAA
- a CDS encoding aldo/keto reductase, with amino-acid sequence MPFAALAAATTPTAHIGLGLAAVGRPGYINLHRDRDLPADRDPDALRARTHELLDAAYAQGVRYVDTARSYGRAEEFLAEWLDARPSFTDLVVGSKWGYTYTADWAVEAEQHEVKDHSLATFERQYAETRALLGDRLSLYQVHSVTPDSPVLTDKELLGRLGALAADGVTVGLTTSGPAQADAIRAALAVTVDGEPLFRTVQATYNALETSAASALAEAHDAGLTVIVKEGMANGRLAGEEAPAVFQEIAADAGVGGDAVALALVLHQPWAGVVLSGAATAGQLSGNLHAAVVDLDDEQRARLDALVEEPEAYWRHRAALPWH; translated from the coding sequence ATGCCCTTCGCCGCCCTGGCCGCCGCGACGACCCCGACCGCCCACATCGGGCTGGGCCTTGCCGCCGTCGGGAGGCCCGGCTACATCAATCTCCACCGAGACCGGGACCTGCCCGCCGACCGCGATCCCGACGCCCTGCGCGCCCGTACGCACGAACTGCTGGACGCCGCGTACGCCCAGGGCGTCCGGTACGTCGACACCGCCCGCTCCTACGGCCGGGCCGAGGAGTTCCTCGCGGAGTGGCTGGATGCCCGGCCCTCGTTCACCGACCTCGTCGTCGGCAGCAAATGGGGGTACACCTACACCGCCGACTGGGCCGTCGAGGCCGAGCAGCACGAGGTCAAGGACCACAGCCTCGCCACCTTCGAGCGCCAGTACGCCGAGACCCGGGCCCTTCTCGGCGACCGGCTCAGCCTCTACCAGGTCCATTCGGTCACCCCGGACAGCCCGGTGCTCACCGACAAGGAACTGCTCGGCCGCCTCGGGGCCCTGGCCGCCGACGGCGTCACCGTCGGCCTCACCACCAGCGGGCCCGCCCAGGCCGACGCCATCCGGGCCGCCCTCGCCGTCACGGTCGACGGCGAACCCCTCTTCCGTACGGTCCAGGCCACCTACAACGCCCTGGAGACCTCGGCCGCGTCCGCGCTGGCCGAGGCCCACGACGCCGGGCTCACCGTGATCGTCAAGGAGGGCATGGCCAACGGCCGCCTCGCCGGGGAGGAGGCCCCCGCCGTGTTCCAGGAGATCGCCGCCGACGCGGGCGTCGGCGGTGACGCGGTCGCCCTCGCGCTGGTCCTGCACCAGCCCTGGGCGGGCGTCGTGCTCTCCGGCGCCGCCACGGCGGGCCAGCTCTCCGGCAATCTGCACGCCGCCGTCGTCGACCTGGACGACGAGCAGCGGGCCCGCCTCGACGCGCTGGTCGAGGAGCCGGAGGCCTACTGGCGGCACCGGGCCGCACTGCCCTGGCACTGA
- a CDS encoding lysophospholipid acyltransferase family protein — MSRLTVIKAVLGPILRLMFRPQVEGVENIPGTGPVILAGNHLTFIDSMIMPICCDRPVFYIGKDEYVTGKGLKGRLMAWFFTGCGMIPVDRDGGRGGVAALMTGRRVLEQGQAFAIYPEGTRSPDGRLYRGRTGIARLTLMTGAPVIPFAMIGTDKLQPGGAGLPRPGKVTVRFGEPMEFSRYEGMDRDRYVLRAVTDSVMAEVMRLSGQEYVDMYATKAKAA, encoded by the coding sequence TTGTCCCGTCTCACGGTCATCAAGGCAGTGCTCGGACCGATTCTGCGTCTGATGTTCCGTCCACAGGTGGAAGGCGTCGAGAACATTCCCGGGACCGGGCCGGTGATCCTGGCGGGCAACCACCTCACGTTCATCGACTCGATGATCATGCCGATCTGCTGCGACCGGCCGGTGTTCTACATCGGCAAGGACGAGTACGTCACGGGCAAGGGCCTCAAGGGCCGGCTGATGGCCTGGTTCTTCACCGGCTGCGGCATGATCCCGGTGGACCGGGACGGCGGCCGGGGCGGGGTCGCGGCGCTGATGACGGGGCGCCGGGTGCTGGAGCAGGGACAGGCCTTCGCGATCTACCCCGAGGGCACCCGCTCCCCCGACGGCCGGCTCTACCGGGGCCGGACGGGTATCGCGCGGCTGACGCTCATGACGGGCGCTCCGGTGATCCCGTTCGCGATGATCGGGACCGACAAGCTGCAGCCGGGCGGCGCGGGCCTGCCCCGGCCGGGCAAGGTCACGGTGCGGTTCGGTGAGCCGATGGAGTTCTCGCGCTACGAGGGCATGGACCGCGACCGCTATGTGCTGCGGGCGGTGACCGACTCGGTGATGGCCGAGGTGATGCGGCTGTCCGGCCAGGAGTACGTGGACATGTACGCGACGAAGGCGAAGGCCGCCTGA
- a CDS encoding glycerophosphodiester phosphodiesterase: MTERARKSPGRRSLLGAAVLGTAALGLPATAEAAERGRGHGGGHGSLRDLPVPTVIGHRGASGYRPEHTLGSYQLALDMGAHIVEQDLVPTKDGHLVCRHENDITATTDVADHPEFAGRRTTKSVDGVSLTGWFTEDFTLAELKTLRAQERIPGTRPDNTLYDGRWTIPTFEEVLRWAEKEGRKRSKPVWLYVETKHPTYFRELGLGLEEPLARLLRRYGRDRRNSALILQSFEPGSVQRLARLVDTPRIVLLSGPKERPWDFVESGDPRTVADLVTPAGLKWMASFAQGIGPTLDLVIPKDASGRLTTPTTLVRDAHAKGLRLHPYTLRNENRFLPADFRRGTDPNAYGDVFGACAAYLATGIDGIFADHPDTALLAAADFAER, encoded by the coding sequence ATGACGGAGCGTGCGCGGAAGAGCCCTGGCCGACGGAGCCTCCTGGGCGCCGCGGTCCTCGGTACCGCGGCCCTGGGCCTGCCCGCCACCGCCGAGGCGGCCGAGCGGGGCCGCGGCCACGGCGGCGGCCACGGATCGCTGCGCGATCTGCCCGTGCCGACGGTGATCGGCCACCGAGGAGCCAGCGGCTACCGCCCCGAGCACACCCTCGGCTCCTACCAGCTGGCCCTCGACATGGGTGCGCACATCGTCGAGCAGGACCTCGTGCCGACCAAGGACGGCCACCTCGTCTGCCGTCACGAGAACGACATCACCGCCACCACCGACGTCGCCGACCACCCCGAGTTCGCCGGCCGCAGAACCACCAAGAGCGTGGACGGGGTCTCCCTGACCGGCTGGTTCACCGAGGACTTCACCCTCGCCGAGCTGAAGACCCTGCGGGCCCAGGAGCGCATCCCGGGCACCCGGCCGGACAACACCCTCTACGACGGCCGCTGGACGATCCCCACCTTCGAGGAGGTGCTGCGCTGGGCGGAGAAGGAGGGCCGCAAGCGCTCGAAGCCGGTCTGGCTGTACGTGGAGACCAAGCACCCCACCTACTTCCGCGAGCTGGGCCTCGGACTGGAGGAGCCGCTCGCCCGGCTGCTGCGCCGCTACGGCCGCGACCGCCGGAACTCCGCGCTCATCCTCCAGTCCTTCGAGCCCGGCTCGGTCCAGCGCCTCGCGCGCCTCGTCGACACCCCGCGCATCGTCCTGCTCTCCGGGCCGAAGGAGCGCCCCTGGGACTTCGTCGAGTCGGGCGACCCGCGCACGGTCGCCGACCTGGTGACCCCCGCCGGGCTGAAGTGGATGGCCTCCTTCGCCCAGGGCATCGGCCCCACCCTCGATCTCGTCATCCCCAAGGACGCCTCGGGGCGGCTCACCACCCCGACCACGCTCGTACGGGACGCGCACGCCAAGGGCCTGCGGCTGCACCCGTACACGCTGCGCAACGAGAACAGGTTCCTGCCCGCCGACTTCCGGCGCGGCACCGACCCCAACGCGTACGGCGACGTGTTCGGCGCCTGCGCCGCCTACCTCGCCACCGGCATCGACGGCATCTTCGCCGACCATCCGGACACGGCCCTGCTCGCCGCGGCGGACTTCGCGGAGCGCTGA
- a CDS encoding argininosuccinate synthase, whose protein sequence is MTERVVLAYSGGLDTSVAIGWIAEETGAEVIAVAVDVGQGGEDLDVIRKRALACGAVEAEVADAKDEFAEEYCLPAIKANALYMDRYPLVSALSRPTIVKHLVAAAHKHNAGIVAHGCTGKGNDQVRFEAGISALGPDLKCIAPVRDYAMTRDKAIAFCEEKSLPIATTKKSPYSIDQNVFGRAVETGFLEDIWNAPIEDIYEYTENPAVQREADEVVISFKEGVPVAIDGRPVTVLQAIQQLNERAGAQGIGRIDMVEDRLVGIKSREVYEAPGAIALITAHQELENVTVERELARYKRQVEQRWGEMVYDGLWFSPLKRALDGFINEANQHVTGDIRMTLHGGRAVVTGRKSEESLYDFNLATYDSGDTFDQSKAQGFIEIFGLSSKIAAKRDLA, encoded by the coding sequence GTGACCGAGCGCGTCGTACTCGCCTACTCGGGCGGCCTGGACACCTCCGTCGCCATCGGCTGGATCGCCGAGGAGACGGGCGCCGAGGTCATCGCCGTTGCCGTGGACGTCGGCCAGGGCGGCGAGGACCTGGACGTCATCCGCAAGCGCGCGCTCGCCTGCGGTGCCGTCGAAGCCGAGGTCGCGGACGCCAAGGACGAGTTCGCCGAGGAGTACTGCCTCCCGGCGATCAAGGCCAACGCCCTCTACATGGACCGCTACCCGCTGGTCTCGGCCCTCTCCCGGCCGACCATCGTCAAGCACCTCGTCGCCGCCGCCCACAAGCACAACGCCGGGATCGTCGCCCACGGCTGCACCGGCAAGGGCAACGACCAGGTCCGCTTCGAGGCCGGCATCTCCGCGCTCGGCCCCGACCTGAAGTGCATCGCCCCGGTCCGCGACTACGCGATGACCCGGGACAAGGCGATCGCCTTCTGCGAGGAGAAGAGCCTCCCGATCGCGACCACCAAGAAGTCCCCGTACTCCATCGACCAGAACGTCTTCGGGCGCGCCGTCGAGACGGGCTTCCTGGAGGACATCTGGAACGCGCCGATCGAGGACATCTACGAGTACACCGAGAACCCCGCCGTCCAGCGCGAGGCCGACGAGGTCGTCATCTCCTTCAAGGAGGGCGTGCCCGTAGCCATCGACGGCCGTCCCGTCACCGTCCTCCAGGCGATCCAGCAGCTCAACGAGCGGGCCGGCGCGCAGGGCATCGGCCGGATCGACATGGTCGAGGACCGGCTCGTGGGCATCAAGTCCCGCGAGGTGTACGAGGCGCCCGGCGCCATCGCGCTGATCACCGCCCACCAGGAGCTGGAGAACGTCACCGTCGAGCGCGAGCTGGCCCGCTACAAGCGGCAGGTCGAGCAGCGCTGGGGCGAGATGGTCTACGACGGCCTGTGGTTCTCCCCGCTGAAGCGGGCCCTGGACGGCTTCATCAACGAGGCCAACCAGCACGTCACCGGCGACATCCGGATGACCCTGCACGGCGGCCGCGCCGTCGTCACCGGCCGGAAGTCCGAGGAGTCGCTGTACGACTTCAACCTCGCCACCTACGACTCGGGCGACACCTTCGACCAGTCCAAGGCGCAGGGCTTCATCGAGATCTTCGGCCTCTCCTCCAAGATCGCGGCCAAGCGCGACCTCGCCTGA
- a CDS encoding MFS transporter, which translates to MTSTDRNPDTPDAVRRPGRWIALAVLVLAVLLVAVDATVLGLATPFLSEDLEPTGTQLLWIGDVYSFVIAGLLVSMGSLGDRIGRKKLLLVGAVAFGAVSVLNAYATTPEMMIVARALLGVAGATLMPSTLALIRNLFHDPRERSLAIGIWGAMASAGAAVGPVVGGFLLEHFWWGSVFLINLPVMAVLVVVGVKLIPESRNPAPGPWDMLSVGLSLVGMIGVVYAIKEAAAHGVSWGAGAAAVGGVTALTWFVRRQLRLPAPLLDMRLFQHRGFSGAVLADLLTILGLSGLVFFLSQFLQLVQGRGPLEAGLAELPAAIGAVTAGLLAGFAARRYSVRSVVSGGLAAVGLALGSVTLLDQHTGYPLLGSMLLVVGVGAGLAFTVTADVILSSVPKEQAGSASAVSETAYELGAALGIALLGSIVTGVYRGFPTPSGIPADVESAAHESLGGAVEAAGALPAAQAGPLVSAAQEAFVDGLRSAAGVGAAVLLAAAVAAWFLLRGQKLEDGVEHP; encoded by the coding sequence ATGACCAGCACCGACCGGAACCCGGACACCCCGGACGCCGTACGCCGCCCGGGGCGGTGGATCGCGCTCGCCGTCCTCGTCCTCGCCGTGCTGCTCGTGGCCGTCGACGCGACCGTCCTCGGTCTCGCCACCCCGTTCCTCAGCGAGGACCTCGAACCGACCGGCACCCAGCTGCTCTGGATCGGTGACGTCTACTCCTTCGTCATCGCCGGTCTGCTCGTCTCGATGGGCAGCCTCGGCGACCGCATCGGCCGCAAGAAGCTGCTGCTGGTCGGCGCCGTCGCGTTCGGCGCGGTCTCCGTGCTCAACGCGTACGCGACCACGCCCGAGATGATGATCGTGGCCCGGGCGCTGCTCGGCGTCGCGGGCGCCACCCTGATGCCGTCCACGCTGGCCCTGATCCGCAACCTCTTCCACGACCCGCGCGAGCGCAGCCTCGCCATCGGGATCTGGGGCGCGATGGCCTCGGCGGGCGCGGCCGTCGGCCCGGTCGTCGGCGGGTTCCTGCTCGAACACTTCTGGTGGGGTTCGGTCTTCCTCATCAACCTGCCCGTGATGGCCGTCCTCGTCGTCGTCGGCGTCAAGCTGATCCCGGAGTCCAGGAACCCGGCCCCCGGCCCGTGGGACATGCTCAGCGTCGGGCTCTCCCTGGTCGGCATGATCGGTGTCGTGTACGCCATCAAGGAGGCGGCCGCGCACGGGGTGAGCTGGGGGGCCGGGGCGGCGGCCGTCGGCGGCGTCACCGCACTCACCTGGTTCGTCCGCAGGCAGCTGCGGCTGCCCGCGCCCCTGCTGGACATGCGGCTCTTCCAGCACCGGGGCTTCTCCGGCGCCGTCCTCGCCGATCTGCTGACCATCCTCGGTCTGTCGGGTCTGGTCTTCTTCCTCTCCCAGTTCCTGCAACTGGTGCAGGGCCGTGGGCCGCTGGAGGCCGGGCTCGCCGAACTGCCCGCCGCGATCGGCGCGGTGACCGCCGGTCTGCTGGCCGGGTTCGCCGCCCGCCGCTACTCGGTCCGCTCCGTCGTCTCGGGCGGTCTGGCGGCGGTCGGTCTCGCCCTGGGCAGTGTGACGCTGCTCGACCAGCACACCGGGTACCCACTGCTCGGCTCCATGCTGCTGGTCGTCGGTGTCGGCGCGGGCCTCGCCTTCACCGTCACCGCCGACGTGATCCTCTCCAGCGTCCCGAAGGAGCAGGCGGGCTCCGCGTCCGCCGTCTCCGAGACGGCCTACGAACTGGGCGCGGCCCTCGGCATCGCCCTGCTCGGCTCCATCGTCACCGGCGTCTACCGGGGCTTCCCGACCCCGTCGGGCATCCCCGCCGACGTCGAATCGGCCGCCCACGAGTCGCTCGGCGGGGCGGTCGAAGCCGCCGGGGCACTGCCCGCCGCCCAGGCGGGGCCGCTGGTCTCGGCCGCCCAGGAGGCGTTCGTCGACGGACTGCGGTCGGCCGCGGGCGTCGGTGCGGCGGTGCTGCTGGCGGCGGCGGTCGCGGCCTGGTTCCTGCTGCGGGGCCAGAAGCTGGAGGACGGCGTCGAGCACCCGTAG